The Longimicrobiaceae bacterium sequence GTGACGCCGGAAGAATTCCGGCGGTGGAAGGAAATCGGAGAGAAGGAGCTCGGCTTCGCCCACGTCGAGTCCGGGCCCCTGGTTCGCTCGTCCTATCACGCGAAAGAGCAGGCACGCCAGACAGTGGCTGGCGGCGTGGGCAGGATCACGGAGATCCTGGAGGCGGACGTAGACGGCGAGGTGGAGATCGACCCGGTCGAAGCGGAGGCTCGTCGGCACCTGGCCTCGAACGCGGCGCCTCCACGCCTCGTCCAGATCGGTGGCCTGTAGTCACTCCCCGCCGTACGTCGTACGGGTCTGTCGGAGACCGCCCGCACGGAATAGTGGGGGCGGCCCGGCAGAGCGCATAAACATCGGCTGATCACATGGCTGACACGAAGACGAAGAAGGGCAAGGCAGACCGTCCCGCTCCGCACGACTTTCCCTCGTCGCCGGAAACCCCGCCGCAGGATCCTGCGTGGGAGCAGGAGGGCAAGCCCGACCTGACTCCGGAGGAGCGCATGCAGGGGCTGCCGCAGGAGAAGCTGCGGCGGATGATGCGCGACATGCTGCTGGGGAGGCGCTTCGAGGAGAAGGCCGCGGAGGCGTATGCGGTCGCCAAGATCGGCGGCTTCTGCCACCTGTACATCGGTCAGGAAGCCGTGGCGGTCGGCGGCATCCACACGCTCCGGGACGGTGACTATGTCATGACCGCCTACCGGGAGCACGTGCACGCTCTGCAGATGGGCGCGCACCCGAACGCGGTCATGGCCGAGCTGTATGGCCGCAAGGACGGGATGTCCGGCGGCAAGGGCGGCTCGATGCACATGTTCTCCAAGGAGCACAACTACCTCGGCGGCCATGGCATCGTGGGCGGTCAGATCCCGCTCGCCCTTGGTGTGGCCTGGAAGATCAAGTACCGCGGGGAAGACCGCGTGATGCAGGTCTACCTCGGCGAAGCCGCGGTCAACCAGGGCGCTTTCCACGAGTCGCTGAACATGGCCGCGCTCTGGAAGCTGCCGCTGGTGGTGATCGTGGAGAACAACCGCTTCGGCATGGGCACGGCGTGGGAGCGCGCTTCTTCGCTCTACGACATCTCGCAGAAGGCCAGCGCCTACGCGATGCCTTCCGCGGTCGCCGACGGCATGGACGTCCTCGACGTATACCGCGTCGTGAAGCCGGCCGTCGACCGAGCCCGTAGCGGCGGAGGGCCCACGCTGATCGAGGCACGCACCTATCGGTTCGTCGGGCACTCGATGTCGGACCCGGTCTCGGGCGTCTACCGCACCAAGGAGGAAGTCGAAGAGGAGAAGCTCAACGACCCCATCCGCATCTACGCGAACTTCCTCGCGGAGCAGGGGATCCTGTCGCAGGAAGAGCTCGAGAAGATGGACGAAGAAGTGAAGGCGATCTCCGAGGCGGCCGCCGAGTTCGCCGACAAGTCGCCGGAGCCTTCCCCCGAAGAGCTGTACCGGGACGTCTACGCCAACGAAGACGTAGCGGGCAGGCTCTTCTTCGACGGCAGGAACTGAGGCGAGTATCCTGGGCGGCGCTATCCGCGAGCGGTCCGAATACCCGGTGGCACGGCAGCGGAAGCGGAACCCGGCACCGACGACCGGGCCTCAGCAGGATGATCGCTGACTGATAACTGACAACCGATAACGGATAACCTCATTCATGGCCGTAATCACCTACCGCGACGCCCTCAACCAGGCGCTCGTCGAAGAGATGGAGCGGGACCCTGACGTCTTCCTCATGGGTGAGGAGGTCGGGGTCTACAATGGTGCGTACAAGGTGTCGAAGGGGTTGCTCGATCGCTTCGGTGACATGCGGGTGGTGGACACACCGATCACCGAGCTGGGCTTTGCCGGACTGGGGATCGGCGCCGCCATGGTGGGTCTGCGGCCCGTCATCGAGTTCATGACCTGGAACTTCTCCATGCTTGCCATGGACCAGGTCTGGAACTCGGCCGCCAAGCTGCTCTCGATGAGCGCGGGCCAGTTCAAGATTCCCGTCACCTTCCGCGGACCCAACGGAGCCGCCCTCCAGCTGGC is a genomic window containing:
- the pdhA gene encoding pyruvate dehydrogenase (acetyl-transferring) E1 component subunit alpha; this encodes MADTKTKKGKADRPAPHDFPSSPETPPQDPAWEQEGKPDLTPEERMQGLPQEKLRRMMRDMLLGRRFEEKAAEAYAVAKIGGFCHLYIGQEAVAVGGIHTLRDGDYVMTAYREHVHALQMGAHPNAVMAELYGRKDGMSGGKGGSMHMFSKEHNYLGGHGIVGGQIPLALGVAWKIKYRGEDRVMQVYLGEAAVNQGAFHESLNMAALWKLPLVVIVENNRFGMGTAWERASSLYDISQKASAYAMPSAVADGMDVLDVYRVVKPAVDRARSGGGPTLIEARTYRFVGHSMSDPVSGVYRTKEEVEEEKLNDPIRIYANFLAEQGILSQEELEKMDEEVKAISEAAAEFADKSPEPSPEELYRDVYANEDVAGRLFFDGRN